The Choristoneura fumiferana chromosome Z, NRCan_CFum_1, whole genome shotgun sequence DNA window TCATTCGACTTATAACTCTCTGTCAGACTACATAGATTAAGATCATACACTATGGATAATTTTCGACGTTTTGATTTATCATCTCAGTCAGAGTAGGTTAAAAATATACCAAATCCTGAATCTATACTATATCTAATCACTACAGATAAGAATAGAGATAGAAGATAAACAATCATGACGTAAATAAATCCTTcagcataaaaaaacatttattcattttgtaaCAGCACTATTTCtgtttcatccaaacctgacaACCCAGTAAACGTCAGGCAACTTCGTTTGATTAAAAATTCGACTTTAGGATTGAAGCGGCCTACCTTAATGAAGCTAACAATTTGTTCCTCCTGACGCGCATGCCCAGCATCGTACATGAACTCTCCTTTGTGGAAATATTTCAGGGTCGGGTAGCCTTTAACTCCGTAGTTGGACGCCAAGTCGGGATGCTTCGTGGCGTCCACCGCCGCCAACAAACCGTTGATCTGCAATAAATGTTGGTATAATAATGGCtcattgttcttttttttacaagcttttatttagttttacctgtgcCACTGTTTGTCTgttagtcaaatcttgcaagttaaattcgaccaacttccagtagtcggattgacttgtgGCATACTTTACTTACgtaaattgtgtgacaatacaataatctggtagtgacatcctggtagtccggctaggatcgtctccgcaggacggaactcttcaacggttaatggcatcgacttgaaatttggtatacaaatgtagtttggatgacagtaCAAGTAAAGACGACAAAAGTACAGTgcgcaaaaaagcttgtattcaaaatgatttttttaccaaaaacttaataatttgaAACAACACAGTAAATGAAAATCCGATTGCTGATAGAAATCTCCCTTAGAATCCAAAATACAGGTCGCCTCAATAAGACCTCTACTTGGCGAACTAAGTTAAACTTCCCCTTGTTGAGCGGCCCATCTCACTCCGTCAAGCTATAATATCAGAGGCAAAATAGCAACAGCGACTGCGAAACAGTACATTGTGTATTAAGGGCGGCGCCCAGCAGTAAGTACATTACATACATCAATCTCATAACGTCCTTAGGCATTATACGCAAAAAATGCccttgggttttatttagggggttaCAAACAAGTTgtcctgcatgttacgacactgtgtATATAGGAacaagtatgatttttttaaacgaatcaAATAAAAACAGGTTAAAATGGATcagttttgtcgcaaagaaGCGGAATGTTTCTAAAACATTAATGTACTGTGAAACCAATTGAATCGTGATCCACTGTGGAACCCTTTTACAGAAAGTGACAGTAATATCGCATTGCCTGACAAGCATTATGATTATGACGCTTACTTTGAGAATGTTGGTTCAGTGTCAGGAATGAAATGGTTCGATATTGCTTTCAGTATTTACCTTTTCAGCCTTTATTCTAGCAGCAGCCTTCTCGAACTCAGGTTTAATTCGTTTGCAGTGTCCACACCAGGGGGCGTAAAACACCACTAGGGCGTGTTCCGCTTTTGCCAACACAGAGTTGAAGTTCTCCGCTAAAAATAAGAAGAACTAAATCATCAACATATGCCATATAGTCAATTGCAGATTGTCAACAAGGACTTAAAGTTTTTAATAGCGTAATTTGCTTCGACGTTAGATAGAGGACAGTTaatacttttctggtagcaaaACCGAAAAGTTACCATATGACCATTTTATAAAGCAGCATCGCCACTTTATGGTAAATTCGTAAAAATCTATTGCATtcattataaatgcaaattaATCATCTATGAATCTGTATAAGAATATGACCTATGAACAAATATATCTCTTGAATAGATTAGCACCTTCATGATGCATCTGCCACTACCGCTCATATTTAGTTTTCTAGATTGTTCTATCAATTAACGACCAAcatgttataaaacattttttatttgacactgGCACGATTGTGGGCAATGGACTAGCCATAGCATTGGCAAATGACAATAaagtcatattaaaaaaaaaaaattaaatagtcaCTTGAATGGGTCACGCTCTTTCCCGGCCCgcataataccgacatggaaataccgaccctgtttttcgtgtacacgcccatagagctcatgtcagtttctatgggcatgtacagtcagccaaataagtggtctattaattttaaaacaagtttctatgaaatgaatatgtcgcttaattaagtcgaactttcatgtTGGCAGACACGTCTatcggcattattgttttatgacctgcaaacgattatcaacttaagggtggtaaaccacatatttggctgatggtacaccaaaaacagggtcggtattatccgggccgggataGAGTGTCACCCACTTGAATCAAAAAACCTAAATCCCGGCGGAAATATCTATGCACCTAATCATCAAAAAATTTATGGAGCCCCTttctcctaaatttgaattgaattgaatcttTGCACCTGGGCTGCACAGACGAACTGCATTCTTCAATGCGAGGTGCAGATATTTCCGAGGTACGGTTTTTTTCGAGGTATTGGTTTATTAACGCAAAAACACCATTTTGTTAATAATAAGTGAAATTTTAAGTAGATTGTATGAATACTTATAACCTTGACGCCATATACTACTGACAATTTGACGAAAAGACATGATTTACAGTATATTGAAATACTCTTGCATAAAAcatcgaaaataaataaaactggaaCACTGTTGTATTAAGACCAAACGTCAATTATTGTGACAGGACGGGAAGTTTCACAGAAGACAGATGGTATTTTTAAAACCTGCCAGCAATTGTATCGATAGTGAAGAAAAAGAGTTTTATAGTTTGCGAAATCTAACTTCTAACTTGGATATTTTGTCTGTTGAAGTGTGGTTGAAGTTTGTAGTGATGACACTAAGACATCTTTTATCGCATCTAGTAATTTTTAACGAATTGCTGGAATCGATCTTACAGACGACTTTTGTATGTTAAATCTAGCCTATACCAggtgtagcctgtaatatgagcaaataattaaaacatagatcatactcgtcaaaatgaacataagttcagcgacttttaaaaataattagttttttaattttcattacaatgctttatgtttgtagcatgacaggcgacgtcagttgtgttgtgttctaggatggcatacattgatagcagtatttaatttgtatgaaaaaaggaaaatctaaagagtccattatttttcaaagtcgctgaactagttgttcagtttgacgagtacgatctatgttttaattatttgctcgtattacaggccacacccggtatataatACTTTATCACATCCTCAAACAAAGTTTCAAATTTTCAACAAGTCTGTCAAATTTTCTGCCGTAAGACTGCAGCattagcacaaaaccgtaagcAGTTTTTTTGAGTAACTTAAacgccataatatcatattatttcaatttttttttttagtaatataGCTcaatcgttactatcgatgtaaatatcatgttattttgttactaataaatagatcaatTTCTATAGGTAATAATACTCCTTGGTCAtaatctgtcatggcgacaaaatttATGATACGGTTGTCAGTTCAATAAggggtacactacataaatacgaaaaacgaaattccGAAAGTCCTAAtaactcctaatatgactattccgattcttcataactccgatttttataaatccgaaaattaaaaatacctaatgtttaaaatttcgattttcaaaattcctaaTTGTAATAAACCGATCAATAATAATTCGAGATATCAAAAATActaattccgattactaaaatatcgattttcaaaattccgaatatcattacaccgatcaataataaatcccgacttATTAACTTAAGCTATGTAGGTAGTttagattggcctaaaacagtatttactgttattgattttcagcaatgtgacacaaggtcgaCGGCGCAGTTATGGCGCATCGCGccttgtcgcaattctaacctaacctgacctaagtatgcaggtcaattcatctaaattgattgatattaattcgagattcaaAATCAAGATTCCggttattaaaaccacgaagtttcttttgccgaatgtcatatttccgaattagcgatgtcatttcggaaaattgataatcggaatactgtatttctggccaataacatttcgtgcattttcattcttcggaattttaaaaatcggatattaaaaaaatcgatattttgaaattcggaaaaataaatttcgtgtttttaagtaatcggaattatatgtcttaggaattgtgaaatcGGAGTTTTAgtttagcaaattcggaataaaatatttcggagtatttgggtgttcccttCAATAAGGGACAGACACTCGGCCGTGAACATCAGTACTGTTAGTGCCATctataaaaaatccttaaactGTGGCAGATTGCATAACcgccactaataaaataatatatgtataacaataataagtacGTACCTATAATACTTAACAGGTATACCTACTTGCATAGTAAGTTTGTTTCATTCGTGTTTTGGGGTGACACCAACAATATACGCCCCGGGGGTGACACTCTTCTCCGGCccgacaataccgacatggaaataccgaccctggtttttgtgtacacgcctaTATAAACTGacgtgagcttctatgggcgtgtacacgaaacacagggtcggtatttccatcccgatattatccgggccgggaaagagtgtcaccccccGGGGCCACCCTTGCCAGCTAAGCTACTGCACACACAcaagattttgttttgtttttagaatAATAATTTTGCTTACTTGACAAATGAACTACATCAGAGTCTTGGGACCAACTTTCGTCGGcggtttctttctttttttgctGCAACTGCGTAGTTGGATCTCTTATGAAGTTGACAATCGCTTCCCTTTTGTTTTCGCCGTTGTACGGGAACTTCAACTGTCCTTTcctataaataataatctaGATATCTCTATTTCGAATATGAAACTGAGCACAATAtcctaaaaaatattgaataaaatgtGCTTACTCGTAATACAACAGAGTGGGAAATCCGGTTATGTTGTAGATTTGCCTGATTTTGGAATTGCCTGGCTTCGCGACGTCAATAGCTGCTAGTAAAGCTTCaccctaaaaataatactaGAATTAATAAGCAATTGGATtgtaagactataatttgattcgttctctgtattctgtttggaaagagagacgctgatatttttaaaatttcgctacgattattagtttatttattacaattttttaagatgttcttattctaaaagggaataactccaaaactaccacacaatagatcattacatttgtctagtctctatttaaaaaaaagatcacgtaaatctgatggagacgtcaaaattatgactgctcctttttctggtgaaaaaggcaagggaaacatatctattctgtggtagtgttggcaaattcagatatattttttatttttttgtattttcttaaatataaagaaataaattataataaatattttcccatgttcaggaggcaaaactctttccgattcctgtagtaatttacaggtgttaaaaaaatgaaatcttgtcaattaggtaggtacttcgcGTCAAATATATCATCAGGTTATGAAATAGTAAAACCCAATAATAAGCAAATATTCAGTCATCAGTAACGTATACGTGTAAAGGAAACGAGTCGTTTTTGTTGCTATACTCAACAGCACATAATAAACACAGCCTGAgcaaataataaagaaaacccTCACCGGGCGCCATTAGTGCGTAGGCTGTGGACTTCCATTACTCCATTAgacattcaaattcaaattcaaattcattgcTTTGGTGTCAGTTGAATACTTGTACGACTACCTGCACCCAACCTCAGCATTGCTCTTAAGCAAGTCTGCTGGCCTGAGATTGGCCCACCAAGGCATTTGAATTTGCCCGCCAACGGAATGATCGGAAAGACGGCTAATAGCACGAAAAATTTTACCTCTGGAAGTAGTGGCTTAAAAACTTTTGCCGACGTAGAAAATCTATTGGCCAATCTTGCTCAAAACTAaagtatattttgatacttcAACTATAGTACGGTCACAGAACACGAAGAATTTCGCGCAATGACCTCCACTACTTGCCTCTGTCACTCGCGCGTGAATATTTGACGTCGCACTCGTACAAATTCATCTGTGCGAACGCGACGACAAACATTTACGCGCAAGCAACAGAGACATGTAGTGAAAGGTCAGGTACGTTCTTCGTGCTCCTCGACCAGACTTTACCCCTAAATTTCTGCGAATAACCCGACCGATTATAAATGACCAGTAAGAGAGCTAATTACCCTTAGATCGCCTGCCGCCTGAACGTAGTCGGGCTTCATACTCTTGCAGTAGCCGCACCAAGGAGCATAAAACATTATCATTGATTTTTTGTAAGCAGCTGCGCCTTTTTTCAAAAACTTGGTCAATGCCTGgaatcatgaaaataaaaattgtcaTACTTCAACGAAAGGTGCAATTTTAAGCTGCCCTTTTTGTCTCAAAGGAGaaagtcaagtgtaaaaatatgaactaattcaaagtttcaaaaataagtaccattgcacagactcttattccgacgtaataaggccgtagtaacatatttttgagtggttcgaatagatacttatttttgcatttgactgtaACATTAGGCCATCTGTCACTAGATAACGCTACTTACTAGACAGTCGTCAGCTCCTAACTTATGACGATTCTACAGATGGACAACTTTTTCGCCCACTGAGCAACGACTGTTGGTTACTAGTAAAATCTTGTCCCAagtacctttttattattattataattattttacatgcttagagtcatgtggggtaaatgTACGCAGTGGGTAAGAGTACGCAATCACATAGGTACATTTCGGAAAAACTATACGCATTTTTTATGGCGTCTTGTGACATTATATTATGGCATTGTATGACCATACCCTATGTGATAACTAATATTTAAGTCGCATTTCGATCAAACAATAGAAAGCCACAGAATTAGAGTGAGCGTATAGCAGCGTCCCACGCTTGGCGAAAGTAGGCACTCTGGCCAAAGTGCACGCGAGTGGGCATTATACACACTATGTCAatgccatttttaatttttaaaaaaccgtAGGACCAATTGTGCAACGTtactgacactcgcgatcacaatcaaatgacagtttttgtttgcgaaaactgtcatttaattgcgatcgcgagtaTCAAAAACGTTAGGTACGCAACAGACCCGCTGTTCGCAAATTCGGCCAACCACAAGATACCCAGCGGCTAAGGTATAGCAGTGACAgcgttattaaattttaatatcaaatttGTATGGTAGAACCAAGTTTACAGCCATGTGAGAATAATtgcgtatttttaaaatatccaaATCAATCGCTATGCATTAATGTAATCAACGAAGTTCCGCATATTATTAATTCGCTTTAGGTACTTTGCACACACATGTCACTAGCATAATGAGCGAAAATAAACTAACCATTAAAACCAACTTAAGACAATGATCTTGGCTGTCTATGATAGGGCAAAGCTGATGCGCATTCATCCGAGACGTGCGAGGAAACGGTGCGGCATgcggtgaaaaatacaataggaTCACTTTATTCTTCTAAAGTAATTTTTCTACCTAGAACACCGCTCTGCTTTTCGCACATTTTTGGTTGGTATGCAATCTTAAACTAAGGACttgaaaatatattacaaaacCCGTTTTCGTTACCAATAACCGATAGCGAAATTTAAATCTCACTCAAATTCCTATTTCAACAATGCACATTTTcaaaactaaaactgaatcagTAAGTATTTAGTCTGTTTTCAAAGAGTCGGCAACACACCCGTGATTCCACTGTTTGTTAGGGGTGTCAAGGACTCCAGGAACGGCGGTGAATTCCTTCCGTCCGTGACCATATCTACTCGTTTTCTTCCTATCATATAAAGCTAGGTCATGCCTGAGTTATTCAGtcacctttttaacccccgacgcaaaaagaggggtgttataagtttgcccgctatgtgtgtctgtctgtctgtcagtttgtctgtttgcctgtctgcgtgtatgtctgtggcactgtagctcttaaataaGTGAACCGatatgaatgcggtttttttaaaagcaagttttctagcgacggttcttagacatgttttgtcaaaaccggttcagccgtttttgagatacttattaaactttgaagtgacaatgtcgggggttttccaactttttgttggttaggttatatggATATAGACTAGATATAGATTACAGTTAATAATAGCTCATACAATCAATACCTTTAGTCGTATTTATAAAACATCGATATTATTCGTACAGTGCGTACAGACAATAAAAGCGACGGTGTATGAAAACAGGTATTACAAGTACTTGTTTTGTTGCAGTTGCAAAGCCCTAGCATTGAGTTTACAACCACTTATTATGGCTAATGAGCATAAAATATGCACCTTTAATTAAACAAAGGCGTGCAAATAGATTAGTTTCGCTTCACAACTGTTTTACGTCTTACGTCGTTACACAcacttgtaataataataaaaagtacttaATCTACCGTAAGCTCGGCGCGCAGAGCAACCCTGTCTCAGTAAGTCAAGACTACTCTCCAAGGAAGCTATTGGGGCATTTCTTGTGAAAAGGTTGTAGTGTGAGTTGGCTTTACATGCGGTTTACTGAACATAAATAGCTTGCAATGCTCATAATATACCTTCATTTAATTAGACTGTTAGAGGgacttaaaaattaattaaaatgtctaCAGGATGTAGGACATGTTTGACTAAACTTAACACCACATAAAAAGGGCAGGAGCATTAGTAGTTAGCCCACAGTTCAGTCTATTTATTAGtctaatattttactttaaaactaaaattcgCATGGCAGTTAAATAGCTGGATTAAAACTTACATGAtactgaaatataaaataaatttatgaacTAAATTATCAATTCCAAAAAAACTTTAAGCAGTAATATAATAAccctatgtatatatatatatatatatatacatacctgCTGATGAACCTTAACTAGTGAAATTtaagtaatatataatatacttaatatagtCATATTTAGTCATTGCTAAAGGTCAATTGTAAAAATCAATAACTTGTTGACTGACACTGAAGTGATGTGAATCATAAAAGATACATAAAAACTCTTTTTAAACACTTCAGTTATGGACTTTTAAACAATAAGAATTAGGACTACTGTCCTGGAGTAAATAAGTTAATTTGAATGTTCCtttaaagttaacagaaataaaaatatactacttATTTATAAGTCATTAAATGATGTTCGTATCTCAGAAACATTAGACTAAAATTACTGATTGAGATTGTGGACCCCATGGTCCAGATAGATAATGGTCCCTGGCAAGTTGAAGATTTGGTTTTAGTTGATTGGACATCTTCATACTTTAATAAAGATAGCTCTAAATGCTTCAAACAGCCTTACCTCTCCATCTGGTAGATGATAAATATCTGTTGCGTCAGGATCTTCTTCCCATGGCAAATCTCCAGTTGGATCTCTTAAAAAGTTAGTCATGGAGCTGACTGATTCACTGCGGTCATAATCTTTGTGGAATTCTCCATCCTTATAATGTTTTATGTAGTATGGTTTGTCTGtagaaatttttaattttctacatAGCTTTTTGCCTTCACTGAAAGCAAGATTTAAAGTTTGTTCAAAGGATTTTAATTCAATGTGTTTCATGCTTTTTCTTTGTCTTTGTATTCCCTGCAGACATTATAAGAGAAAGGAAGACAGAGAATGAGGAGGAATATTATTTAGATGAGTCAGATGCAGGGATGGGGATAACAAAATAcctgtatgtaccatcagcctaataagtggtctatcaatttttataaAGTTCAAAGGCATGTAACTAGCTTCTTGTGATTATACTGATTTCTGTCACTAGTTTTAATCACCTTTTAACATAGGTTACTTATCCAAAATAACCGAAAAAAGACATCAGATGATGGGTTAAACAGTGGTATCTTTAGTACCAATTTAGTTTGATAATACCAGAAAAATATCATTATATACAGCTCAAGCACTGGTTTCAAGTCCTGTTGATGTCtccaaataataaagtaaatacatatgtttgttcgaaaaacataaccctccttcgggcagttgggtaaaaaacCAAAGCCTTACTTGCTAGCACAATCCACAATTACAAGAGTAGCTTGCCCCTTCATTACATCTGCAGTCTCCTTGAACACATCTGTTACACTCTGGGACTGTTTTGGCACATTTACAAACAATAACATAACATTGGTTTTTGTTCGAAGTAGTTTCTTAAACTCCTTAGCGTCCTCTATGCCTGTGAGTACTGAAGTCTTTTGTCTTTTTGCTTGGACTGATATATGGGCCAAAATGAGCAACATTGCCAATAGAACCTGAAAAGAAAATGCatgcatttataaaatattagaaGCTATATAGGGTGACTCGATTTCTTTGCTCCCAAGTATATTTTCATACTAACGACCTGCCCTGGCTTCGCACggggaaagtaaaaaaaaaaggctaagtgcgagtcggactctcgtacgAAGCGTTtcatacctatacaacattagacattagcataaaacaacaaaaatacatgtttgctgtatgggagacgacctaaaatatttttttttatggttaggttttttttatgcatgcattttttggttagattgatatttttaattttgtaataacttttgaatggaatgtccgatttgaataattcaaaaagtaatattgAAACTGTctagaatataaaattatttatttggataaggattaatacaaaggtatggataacatggtctgctTTTAGTCATCATttcttaaaatgtaaaaaagtagttatagtgacataactacaatagatCTTGATGTActtattctttaatattgtaaaacatttttttattctatcatcaatagtttccacagcgcatgcgatgaaacatgttttatggcaacttttgtACACTTTGAggcacattattgaagttttagtacagaaccctatttttttctggtaataaatattatagcctatggcactttggaataatttagcattctaatagtgaaagagttgttaaaatcggtccagtagtttttgagttaatttgtaacaaacatccataaatccaaatctttcctctttataatattagtatagaagtATAGAGTATACAACAGTTTGTGGTCCTAAGCAAGACAATATATTTTTGCTAAGTCCCACGAAATAAACAATTCTAGAAATACGTTAATttagatattaattttaattgttattttttcttgtGATTTTGATAGCATTCGGCCAACAATCGGCATTTCAAACCGCGACCGATAACACCGCGTTGATAAGCTTAGTTGAATTCGCTTCGGGAGATGTACAGTCCTATAAATAAGCAGTTAATTTATCCTTGCATCTTAAAgcgaacagtaaaaaaaatcttacgaaCCTTCCAAAAAAATTGGCGACCCATGATGCACTTTCTACAATACCTACGTGAGATCACAAACTTGTTGCTTGTAAAGAGCATTCAATTTCACCGTTTtcaaagaataataaataatttacataaaattcaGATGCAATTCGGAGAATAATGCAAATCGGGAAACTTTACCGCTACTAACACTCTTTGCTTTACCGAAACCGAGCTTAGCTTAATAACCTAACACGTATGTCAGTCTCGTCACGTCACTTATAAAATCACTAACGACTAAcaacccgccccggcttcgcacgggcaaagtaaaaaaaaaacggccaagtgcgagttggactctcgtacgaagggttccgtacctataagCACAACATTAGCATATAACGGCAAAAAACACgttaatgcttgtaataagtttttgttaaaaatttaatttttaaaacaacc harbors:
- the LOC141435861 gene encoding protein disulfide-isomerase A5 isoform X2: MLFTSNKFVISRRYCRKCIMGRQFFWKVLLAMLLILAHISVQAKRQKTSVLTGIEDAKEFKKLLRTKTNVMLLFVNVPKQSQSVTDVFKETADVMKGQATLVIVDCASNEGKKLCRKLKISTDKPYYIKHYKDGEFHKDYDRSESVSSMTNFLRDPTGDLPWEEDPDATDIYHLPDGEALTKFLKKGAAAYKKSMIMFYAPWCGYCKSMKPDYVQAAGDLRGEALLAAIDVAKPGNSKIRQIYNITGFPTLLYYEKGQLKFPYNGENKREAIVNFIRDPTTQLQQKKKETADESWSQDSDVVHLSTENFNSVLAKAEHALVVFYAPWCGHCKRIKPEFEKAAARIKAEKINGLLAAVDATKHPDLASNYGVKGYPTLKYFHKGEFMYDAGHARQEEQIVSFIKDPKEPPPPPAPERPWAEEESAVRHLDAATFRAALRKVKHAVVMFYAPWCGHCKSTKPEFVKAAEHFADELMVAFGAVDCTSAQDVCANYDVKGYPTIKYFSYFDKQVSDYSGGRKEADFISFIHSQMGPEAQKVASSPQAAGFGVNVQLSGDNDFEQVIGASTPTFVMFYAVWCGHCVEAKPAFSKLATALKDEKSPVKAVAVEAADNPKVADLAGIQTLPTFKLFANGKLVADYDGGRTMEEMHQFCKSHAKA
- the LOC141435861 gene encoding protein disulfide-isomerase A5 isoform X1, translated to MLFTSNKFVISRRYCRKCIMGRQFFWKVLLAMLLILAHISVQAKRQKTSVLTGIEDAKEFKKLLRTKTNVMLLFVNVPKQSQSVTDVFKETADVMKGQATLVIVDCASNEGKKLCRKLKISTDKPYYIKHYKDGEFHKDYDRSESVSSMTNFLRDPTGDLPWEEDPDATDIYHLPDGEALTKFLKKGAAAYKKSMIMFYAPWCGYCKSMKPDYVQAAGDLRGEALLAAIDVAKPGNSKIRQIYNITGFPTLLYYEKGQLKFPYNGENKREAIVNFIRDPTTQLQQKKKETADESWSQDSDVVHLSTENFNSVLAKAEHALVVFYAPWCGHCKRIKPEFEKAAARIKAEKINGLLAAVDATKHPDLASNYGVKGYPTLKYFHKGEFMYDAGHARQEEQIVSFIKDPKEPPPPPAPERPWAEEESAVRHLDAATFRAALRKVKHAVVMFYAPWCGHCKSTKPEFVKAAEHFADELMVAFGAVDCTSAQDVCANYDVKGYPTIKYFSYFDKQVSDYSGGRKEADFISFIHSQMGPEAQKVASSPQAAGFGVNVQLSGDNDFEQVIGASTPTFVMFYAVWCGHCVEAKPAFSKLATALKDEKSPVKAVAVEAADNPKVADLAGIQTLPTFKLFANGKLVADYDGGRTMEEMHQFCKSHAKVKDEL